From one Pontibacillus sp. HMF3514 genomic stretch:
- a CDS encoding DMT family transporter produces MKKLGVGLVVLAAIFWGLSGGLAGILMEKGWNPLVITFYRGAVGFICVVIWMIARTKYYSYGSLRKMIFWSLLAGLGVTGNFSFYFTSISHSGVAIASVLMYTAPIFVFIISFILKMERVTLFKIIAMLIVLGGMGLLTGVIPNGIGQLNLLGITAGLLSGLSYAIFIFAFNYALKYGEPPAILSTALFAFSLILFPFIDHEQAISVFYSEDIFWFIVLGLIGAGLSFFFYVKGLRATLPSVASVVAMAEPVTASLFGGLFLGQFLTLTQIIGMAVILITITILSTRKSA; encoded by the coding sequence TTGAAAAAACTTGGTGTAGGCTTAGTAGTGCTGGCAGCTATTTTTTGGGGTCTTTCTGGTGGTTTGGCGGGCATATTAATGGAAAAAGGTTGGAATCCTCTAGTCATCACTTTTTATAGAGGGGCTGTAGGGTTCATTTGTGTAGTGATTTGGATGATTGCCCGGACCAAATATTACTCTTATGGTAGTTTGAGAAAGATGATTTTCTGGTCATTGTTAGCTGGATTAGGGGTAACAGGTAATTTCAGTTTTTATTTCACGAGCATCTCTCATTCTGGTGTAGCCATAGCCTCAGTGTTGATGTACACAGCACCTATCTTTGTTTTCATCATATCTTTTATTCTTAAGATGGAACGAGTCACCCTATTTAAAATCATCGCTATGCTTATTGTATTGGGGGGCATGGGATTATTAACAGGGGTAATCCCAAATGGAATTGGGCAGTTAAATCTATTAGGAATTACGGCAGGCTTATTATCAGGCCTTTCCTACGCCATTTTTATTTTTGCTTTTAACTATGCCCTTAAGTACGGAGAACCTCCAGCTATTTTAAGTACAGCGCTTTTTGCTTTTTCACTGATTTTATTCCCATTTATCGATCATGAACAAGCTATTTCTGTGTTTTATTCTGAAGATATCTTTTGGTTCATCGTACTTGGACTAATAGGAGCTGGCTTATCATTCTTCTTCTATGTAAAAGGATTGAGAGCCACTTTACCTTCTGTGGCCTCTGTAGTAGCTATGGCAGAACCTGTTACAGCTTCTTTATTTGGGGGTTTGTTCTTAGGACAATTCCTCACTCTAACCCAAATCATAGGGATGGCTGTTATATTAATCACCATAACAATTTTAAGTACAAGAAAGAGTGCTTGA
- a CDS encoding DUF2249 domain-containing protein, producing MILDNRGLEPPQPMMKTLEALEIIDVGEQVTIINDRRPMFLFAELDEKGYTYETKEQEDGSFKITITKSR from the coding sequence ATGATATTAGATAATCGGGGATTAGAGCCGCCCCAACCTATGATGAAAACATTAGAAGCATTGGAGATCATCGATGTTGGAGAACAGGTGACGATTATCAATGACCGTCGTCCCATGTTTTTGTTTGCAGAATTAGATGAAAAAGGGTACACCTATGAAACAAAAGAACAAGAGGATGGAAGTTTTAAAATCACGATAACGAAATCAAGGTGA
- the hutH gene encoding histidine ammonia-lyase, whose translation MHSSPVLISGEDLTIDELVDVAKASRSVQLSEESKELIQKGREMVQQFVEEERVVYGITTGVGENSKIKISTADSKQLQKNLIMSHACGVGDLLDQEQVRAIMLMMVKNLSHGHSGVRLETVEKLIELLNHNVIPVVPSEGSLGYLIYQSHISLVLMGMGEAIVNGERIDGDQALKLAGIEPIELYEKEGLSLINGTVDMTALGALAIDRTMNLLKTADVISMLSFEAVKGTKYAYDPRLNKVKPHPGQEKTTDNIHEIIRGSEIAEKYKDYRTQDALSIRSIPQVHGASKDAVDYAKTVVEREMNAATDNPLLFEEDGGGVAISSSNCHGEAVSMAMDFLAIAIAEIGNISERRTYRLITSEMSDLPSNLIEKNGLHSGYMIPQYVAASLVSNNKVDAHPNSVDSITTTGGQEDHVSMGTSAALKALQTIYKTEKIVGIELLNGAQGIDLLKESKLGAGTQVAYDQLRQYVPKLVEDRVLYKEMDRAISLVSDGTILGEVEEKIGHLNV comes from the coding sequence ATGCATTCGTCACCCGTTCTTATTTCAGGAGAAGATCTAACCATTGATGAATTAGTCGATGTGGCAAAAGCTTCCCGATCTGTCCAACTTTCAGAAGAATCAAAGGAACTGATTCAAAAAGGGCGCGAAATGGTCCAGCAATTTGTTGAGGAAGAGCGTGTCGTGTATGGTATCACGACAGGTGTCGGGGAGAATTCGAAAATCAAGATCTCCACAGCTGATTCAAAACAACTGCAAAAAAACTTAATCATGAGCCATGCTTGTGGTGTAGGTGATTTGCTAGATCAAGAACAAGTCCGAGCGATTATGTTGATGATGGTGAAGAACTTATCCCATGGCCATTCAGGAGTTCGGTTGGAAACGGTCGAAAAGCTCATTGAACTTCTGAATCATAACGTCATTCCCGTCGTCCCAAGTGAAGGATCACTTGGATATCTCATCTATCAATCTCATATTAGCTTAGTTCTAATGGGGATGGGAGAAGCGATCGTGAATGGTGAACGGATCGATGGGGACCAAGCCCTTAAGCTAGCAGGTATTGAACCGATCGAGTTGTATGAAAAAGAAGGGCTTTCGCTCATAAATGGAACGGTTGATATGACCGCACTAGGAGCTTTAGCTATTGACCGAACGATGAATCTATTAAAAACAGCTGATGTCATATCGATGCTATCGTTTGAAGCGGTAAAAGGGACTAAATATGCTTATGATCCTCGACTGAACAAGGTGAAACCTCACCCTGGTCAGGAAAAAACAACCGACAACATTCATGAGATTATTCGTGGCAGTGAGATCGCTGAAAAGTATAAGGACTATCGAACACAGGATGCCTTAAGTATAAGGTCGATCCCACAAGTTCACGGAGCAAGTAAAGATGCAGTCGACTATGCCAAAACTGTGGTTGAAAGGGAAATGAATGCAGCAACAGACAACCCATTGCTCTTTGAAGAGGACGGTGGTGGTGTAGCGATCTCCTCATCGAACTGTCATGGAGAAGCGGTTTCCATGGCGATGGACTTTCTTGCGATTGCCATCGCTGAAATCGGAAACATCTCAGAACGAAGAACGTATCGCTTAATTACCTCGGAAATGAGCGATTTACCATCTAATCTAATTGAAAAAAATGGCCTCCATTCCGGGTACATGATCCCTCAATATGTAGCGGCATCACTCGTATCAAATAATAAGGTCGATGCCCATCCAAATTCAGTCGATTCGATCACAACCACAGGTGGCCAAGAAGACCATGTCAGCATGGGAACCTCAGCTGCATTAAAAGCTCTTCAAACCATCTATAAAACGGAGAAAATCGTTGGGATTGAGTTGTTGAATGGAGCGCAAGGAATTGATTTGTTAAAAGAAAGTAAGCTTGGTGCTGGTACTCAAGTTGCTTACGATCAACTGAGACAATATGTACCGAAGTTAGTGGAAGATCGCGTGCTGTATAAAGAAATGGACCGGGCGATTAGTTTGGTGAGTGATGGAACCATTTTGGGAGAAGTTGAAGAGAAAATCGGACATCTGAACGTATAG
- a CDS encoding IS3 family transposase (programmed frameshift), whose product MGRRKRYTSEFKSKIVLEILKEEKSISEISSEHGIHVNQLRQWRKAALEQMPQIFETNNKKVDQMKEEYENQIENLYAEVGRLTTQLSWLKKKNLALKTRAERVSMIDWEGSDLSIKAQAELLSLNRTSLYYKPVEPSPEELMIKHKIDEIYTKYPFFGSRRIKEFLKNEKIFVNRKTVQGHMREMGIAGISPGPNLSKRNQQHRIYPYLLRGLAITHPNHVWGIDITYIRLEKNWMYLVAIIDWYSRYVISWELDQTLEMDFVLETVNRALSNHQPIILNSDQGSHFTSPQYTDLLKENDIKISMDGKGRALDNIITERLWRTVKYEEVYLKDYTSPREARNEINSFLHFYNQERPHQSLGYQPPATVFSQS is encoded by the exons ATGGGTAGAAGAAAAAGATATACATCAGAATTTAAATCCAAAATCGTGCTAGAAATCTTAAAAGAAGAGAAATCCATTTCCGAGATCTCTTCTGAACATGGAATTCATGTGAATCAACTACGCCAATGGCGGAAAGCAGCACTGGAACAAATGCCACAAATCTTTGAGACCAATAATAAGAAAGTGGATCAGATGAAAGAGGAGTATGAAAACCAAATTGAGAACCTATACGCCGAAGTAGGTCGTTTAACCACGCAGTTGTCGTGGCTTAA AAAAAAAAATCTGGCATTAAAGACTAGAGCTGAACGAGTCTCCATGATCGATTGGGAAGGCTCTGACCTCTCCATTAAAGCGCAAGCAGAATTACTCAGCTTAAATCGAACCAGTCTTTATTATAAGCCTGTGGAGCCTTCACCTGAGGAGTTGATGATTAAGCATAAGATTGATGAAATCTACACTAAATATCCGTTTTTTGGATCCAGGCGAATCAAGGAGTTTCTTAAAAACGAAAAGATTTTCGTTAATCGAAAAACTGTGCAAGGTCATATGCGAGAAATGGGTATCGCTGGTATTTCACCTGGTCCAAACCTCAGTAAAAGGAATCAGCAGCATCGCATTTATCCTTATTTACTCAGAGGTCTGGCCATCACGCACCCCAATCACGTTTGGGGGATTGATATTACCTATATTCGATTAGAGAAAAACTGGATGTATTTAGTCGCAATCATAGACTGGTATTCTCGGTATGTAATCAGTTGGGAACTGGATCAAACACTTGAAATGGACTTTGTATTAGAAACTGTTAATAGGGCGCTATCTAATCATCAACCGATTATTTTAAACAGCGATCAGGGAAGCCATTTTACGAGCCCGCAATATACAGATTTACTTAAGGAAAACGATATTAAAATCAGTATGGATGGGAAAGGGCGAGCCCTTGATAATATTATTACTGAGCGACTCTGGCGAACAGTCAAGTATGAAGAAGTCTATTTAAAAGATTATACGAGCCCGAGAGAAGCCCGCAATGAGATTAATAGTTTTTTACATTTTTACAACCAAGAACGCCCTCACCAATCTTTAGGCTATCAACCCCCTGCCACTGTTTTTAGCCAATCTTAG
- a CDS encoding metal-sulfur cluster assembly factor has product MELKDKVKEALYQVIDPELGINIVDLGLVYDIDLNEQHDVNVKMTLTTPGCPLHDSITNAVKSMVLFFDEVNDVNIDLVWEPAWSPEKMSDKAREMLSY; this is encoded by the coding sequence ATGGAACTTAAAGATAAGGTGAAAGAAGCTTTGTATCAGGTAATAGACCCTGAACTGGGGATCAATATTGTTGACCTCGGGTTAGTTTATGATATTGATCTAAATGAACAGCACGATGTAAATGTGAAGATGACCCTTACTACACCAGGGTGTCCCCTTCATGACAGTATTACAAATGCGGTAAAATCCATGGTTTTATTTTTCGATGAGGTAAATGACGTAAACATTGACCTTGTTTGGGAGCCTGCCTGGAGCCCTGAAAAAATGAGTGATAAAGCGAGGGAAATGTTATCTTATTAG
- a CDS encoding HNH endonuclease, with amino-acid sequence MFIIIGQRIDYNSSYKDIPFKEYHFPKKYRYQVQQGDIFIYYQGDRHKKENRYYYGCGLIGEITVSNNGEDYFAKIEKAYRFPNNVPIYNPDGGYYESIGYQQIRKKEIPAWQNSIRKLSITAFEEIILASNLEKRYIAELFNSPIRIKPKEKSSIKEVMKGITEQKLEGIIENTGDEEINEILSTLDSKGSIDIKHAFQKVRKASRKTIISLKELYNYSCQICGFNHSEHYEVNVSEAHHIEYFSETQNHHPNNLVILCPTHHRLVHAGEAIFDRERKVFIYKNGFEEPLILNFHL; translated from the coding sequence TTGTTTATTATAATTGGGCAGAGAATTGACTATAATTCAAGTTATAAAGATATACCATTTAAAGAGTATCACTTTCCTAAGAAATATAGATATCAGGTCCAACAAGGAGATATATTTATTTATTACCAAGGTGATAGACATAAAAAGGAAAATAGATATTATTATGGATGTGGATTAATAGGAGAAATCACAGTTTCTAACAATGGAGAGGATTACTTTGCTAAGATAGAAAAAGCATATAGATTTCCAAATAATGTTCCGATTTATAATCCTGATGGAGGCTATTATGAATCAATAGGTTATCAACAAATTAGAAAAAAGGAAATTCCCGCATGGCAAAACTCTATAAGAAAATTATCTATTACTGCATTTGAAGAGATTATACTGGCATCAAATTTAGAAAAAAGGTATATAGCAGAACTTTTTAATTCACCAATTAGGATAAAACCAAAAGAAAAAAGTAGTATTAAGGAAGTAATGAAAGGGATTACTGAACAAAAATTAGAGGGGATAATAGAAAATACGGGTGATGAAGAAATTAATGAAATACTTTCGACTCTAGATAGTAAGGGTTCTATTGATATAAAACATGCCTTTCAAAAAGTTCGGAAAGCTAGTCGTAAAACAATTATCTCTTTAAAAGAGTTATATAATTATTCGTGTCAAATTTGCGGTTTCAATCATTCCGAACACTACGAAGTAAATGTATCTGAGGCACATCATATTGAATACTTTTCTGAAACTCAAAATCATCACCCAAATAATTTGGTAATATTGTGCCCAACACACCATCGGTTAGTCCATGCAGGGGAAGCTATCTTTGATCGTGAAAGAAAAGTATTTATTTATAAGAATGGGTTCGAGGAACCTTTAATATTAAATTTCCATTTATAA
- a CDS encoding DUF2249 domain-containing protein, with protein MSNRDNVIELDVREDIKLKNEPFHKIMGVVSSLKEGETFVLHAPFNPVPLLKVMKNKGFDHEVLKIDSKHYHVTFYKEEEEASKL; from the coding sequence ATGAGTAACAGAGACAATGTAATTGAACTAGACGTTAGAGAAGATATAAAACTGAAAAATGAACCATTTCATAAGATTATGGGTGTGGTTAGTTCTTTGAAAGAAGGTGAAACGTTCGTTTTACATGCTCCATTTAATCCTGTCCCTCTTCTCAAGGTTATGAAGAACAAAGGGTTTGATCACGAAGTATTAAAAATAGACAGCAAGCATTATCACGTCACCTTTTATAAAGAAGAAGAGGAGGCAAGCAAACTATGA
- a CDS encoding DEAD/DEAH box helicase family protein, whose protein sequence is MTDTKLITQDLQNEIIYHIQHSSTIYLLSAFVMKSGVSMMLPALQEAAHRGADIKILAGDYLFVSQPEAMELLTELPNDQVEVRLWQSNGRSFHPKAFLFKQEDEGSLIVGSSNLSRSALTSGVEWNLFLNKSVSEETYQDSLDQFIHLFYEFNTMEINKETVKQYKVRYDAFHVKHPDLARKWTKSEEIEMTLGPENESIKLVKSEEETYTTNRDKPEPRFAQPEALDSLHNTVEEGYDKAMVVMATGLGKTYLAAFFAEHFDSVLFIAHREEILHQAKASFEHVNQGKSGGIFNGKVKDGDHPMVFASIFTLSIRDHLSNFNPDSFDLIIIDEFHHASSKSYQNVIQYFQPKFLMGITATPERTDGQDVFAICDGNVAYEMNFIQAIQRGWLAPFQYYGVYDEIDYAQITWLGNKYDEEELAEAQLQESTAENILDNWKKHKQTRTLVFCSSIKQATFLSEYFNEQGYQTISLHSKTKDISRKEAIQKLETKQIDAIFTVDVFNEGVDIPAVDTILFVRPTESLVVFTQQIGRGLRKHLEKNHCTIIDLIGNYRNADVKLRLFDTSDQERKGKKEFEPITPDGCTVHLDPKAIDLLEHLRKKRSPRKERVKMDFEEVKNHLGRRPTYLEMHLNGTVNSKEIKNNFKSYAGFLAWAEELSEEEKRVYLDYKNWLEEVESTGMSKSYKMVVLKYMLERGPREWYKPVTPTEVAPYFHRFLMEKPYRKLADFNDKDSRKLWEYDENKVARLIARMPMTKWSGSSKELVLFDGETFSLAFNIAPEDTLMLYEMTNEICEYRLHWHFERKSK, encoded by the coding sequence ATGACAGACACGAAACTTATCACCCAAGATCTACAGAACGAAATCATCTACCATATTCAGCATTCATCTACGATTTACTTACTTAGTGCTTTTGTGATGAAGTCAGGGGTGAGTATGATGTTGCCTGCTCTTCAAGAAGCGGCTCATAGAGGTGCTGATATAAAAATCTTAGCTGGTGATTATTTGTTCGTTAGTCAACCAGAAGCTATGGAGTTACTAACAGAGCTCCCTAATGATCAGGTAGAAGTTCGATTGTGGCAAAGTAACGGACGTTCATTTCACCCCAAAGCCTTTTTATTTAAACAAGAAGATGAGGGCTCTCTAATTGTGGGATCCTCAAACTTGTCACGTTCAGCTTTAACGAGCGGAGTAGAGTGGAACCTCTTTTTGAATAAATCTGTATCTGAGGAGACCTACCAAGATTCTTTGGATCAATTTATTCACTTATTTTATGAATTCAATACAATGGAGATTAATAAAGAAACGGTAAAACAATATAAAGTTCGATATGATGCCTTTCATGTGAAGCATCCAGATTTAGCTCGCAAATGGACGAAGAGTGAAGAAATTGAAATGACATTAGGTCCTGAAAATGAGTCCATTAAGTTAGTCAAATCTGAAGAAGAAACCTATACAACTAATCGAGACAAGCCTGAACCACGATTTGCTCAGCCAGAGGCGCTTGATTCTTTACATAACACAGTAGAGGAAGGCTATGACAAGGCCATGGTCGTTATGGCAACTGGGCTAGGGAAGACGTATCTAGCAGCTTTTTTTGCCGAGCACTTTGATAGTGTCTTGTTCATTGCTCATCGGGAAGAAATTCTTCACCAGGCCAAAGCTTCTTTTGAGCATGTAAACCAGGGTAAGTCGGGCGGCATTTTTAATGGGAAAGTAAAAGATGGAGATCACCCAATGGTATTTGCATCGATTTTCACATTAAGCATTCGTGATCACTTATCTAATTTTAACCCAGATAGCTTTGACCTCATTATCATCGATGAATTTCACCATGCATCCAGTAAGTCGTATCAAAACGTAATCCAGTACTTCCAACCGAAGTTTCTAATGGGAATAACCGCAACACCAGAACGTACAGATGGCCAAGATGTGTTTGCGATTTGTGATGGGAATGTGGCCTATGAAATGAACTTTATCCAAGCGATCCAAAGAGGTTGGTTAGCTCCATTTCAGTATTATGGTGTTTATGATGAGATCGACTATGCTCAAATTACGTGGCTAGGAAACAAATATGACGAAGAAGAACTAGCTGAAGCACAATTACAGGAAAGCACAGCTGAGAACATTTTAGATAACTGGAAGAAACATAAACAAACTCGAACGCTGGTATTTTGTTCATCTATTAAACAGGCAACGTTTTTATCTGAGTATTTTAATGAGCAAGGATACCAAACGATTAGCCTGCATTCCAAAACGAAGGATATTAGTAGAAAAGAAGCTATCCAAAAGCTAGAAACGAAACAAATTGATGCCATATTTACTGTGGATGTATTCAATGAAGGTGTTGATATACCTGCAGTAGATACGATTTTATTTGTCCGTCCGACTGAATCATTAGTGGTGTTCACACAGCAAATTGGTCGTGGTTTGAGAAAGCATCTAGAGAAAAATCACTGTACGATTATTGATTTGATTGGGAATTATCGAAATGCTGATGTGAAGTTAAGGCTTTTTGATACGAGTGATCAAGAGAGAAAAGGCAAGAAGGAATTCGAACCCATAACGCCTGATGGCTGTACAGTGCACCTAGATCCAAAAGCTATTGATCTGTTGGAGCATCTGCGTAAGAAAAGAAGCCCTCGAAAAGAACGTGTGAAAATGGACTTTGAGGAAGTGAAAAACCATCTGGGTCGACGTCCAACTTATTTGGAGATGCATTTGAATGGAACCGTGAATTCCAAAGAAATTAAAAACAACTTTAAGAGTTATGCTGGTTTTCTTGCGTGGGCAGAAGAACTTTCTGAGGAAGAGAAGCGAGTGTATCTTGATTATAAGAATTGGCTTGAAGAAGTAGAGTCAACTGGGATGAGTAAGAGTTATAAGATGGTTGTTTTGAAGTATATGTTGGAACGAGGTCCTAGGGAATGGTATAAGCCTGTAACACCTACGGAAGTTGCGCCATACTTTCATAGATTTTTGATGGAGAAGCCTTATAGGAAACTTGCTGATTTTAATGATAAAGATTCAAGAAAGCTGTGGGAATATGATGAAAATAAAGTTGCTAGGTTAATCGCGAGAATGCCTATGACAAAATGGAGTGGATCTAGTAAAGAACTAGTCCTATTTGATGGAGAAACTTTCTCACTAGCTTTTAATATTGCTCCAGAAGATACCTTAATGTTGTATGAGATGACAAATGAGATTTGTGAATATAGACTACACTGGCATTTTGAAAGAAAAAGTAAATAG
- a CDS encoding nucleoside triphosphate pyrophosphohydrolase encodes MPTYNKLVRDLIPNIIEKTGKNYSTTILSDEEFIKELKTKLQEEVNEYLEAEHNQDAIEELADIMELMKALADHHNSSLEQVEKVRKKKEEKRGAFNDKVFLVEVED; translated from the coding sequence ATGCCTACATACAACAAATTAGTACGAGATTTAATCCCTAACATTATTGAGAAAACTGGTAAAAATTATAGCACAACCATTCTATCGGATGAAGAATTCATAAAAGAATTAAAAACGAAGCTGCAAGAGGAAGTAAATGAATACCTTGAAGCTGAGCATAATCAAGATGCTATAGAAGAATTAGCAGACATCATGGAATTAATGAAAGCTCTAGCTGATCACCATAACTCCTCTTTAGAACAAGTAGAGAAAGTACGTAAAAAGAAGGAGGAAAAGCGAGGGGCATTTAACGATAAAGTATTTTTAGTAGAGGTAGAGGATTGA
- a CDS encoding NAD(P)-dependent oxidoreductase, with protein sequence MSDKTIGFIGSGVMGKSMAINLMQAGFSLNVFTRTKEKAQEVLDQGGTWKESVADLAKDLDIIITIVGYPSDVEAVYFGEDGIIENAKAGTYTIDMTTSSPKLAQEIYTKAEAAGIHSFDAPVSGGDVGARNGNLAIMVGGAEEQFETIRPALEAMGSNIVLQGEAGSGQHTKMCNQIAIASGMLGVCEAITYAEHAGLDPKTVLESISYGAAGSWSLSNLAPRMIDQDFEPGFYVKHFIKDMKIAIDAAEDMDVPVPGLKLAKELYDKLSEAGGDNNGTQALYKYYQMMK encoded by the coding sequence ATGTCAGACAAAACAATTGGATTCATCGGCTCAGGCGTAATGGGAAAAAGCATGGCTATTAATCTTATGCAGGCGGGCTTTAGCCTTAATGTGTTTACGAGAACAAAAGAAAAGGCGCAAGAGGTCCTTGATCAAGGTGGGACGTGGAAGGAATCTGTTGCAGATCTCGCTAAGGACTTAGATATCATTATCACCATTGTCGGCTATCCAAGCGATGTCGAAGCTGTGTATTTTGGTGAAGATGGCATTATTGAAAATGCAAAAGCTGGTACATATACGATCGATATGACGACTTCTTCTCCTAAACTAGCTCAAGAGATTTACACAAAGGCTGAAGCAGCTGGAATTCATTCTTTCGATGCCCCTGTATCTGGCGGAGATGTTGGAGCTCGAAACGGGAACCTGGCCATAATGGTTGGTGGAGCTGAAGAGCAATTCGAAACCATTCGCCCTGCATTAGAAGCAATGGGGAGCAATATTGTGCTGCAAGGTGAAGCTGGTTCTGGACAGCACACGAAAATGTGTAACCAGATTGCGATTGCCTCTGGCATGCTTGGAGTTTGTGAAGCGATTACCTATGCAGAACACGCTGGCCTTGATCCCAAAACCGTTTTAGAAAGCATCTCCTACGGTGCAGCTGGTAGTTGGTCCTTATCCAACTTGGCACCTCGCATGATTGATCAGGATTTTGAACCTGGCTTTTATGTAAAACACTTTATAAAAGATATGAAGATTGCGATTGATGCTGCTGAGGATATGGATGTTCCTGTTCCTGGGTTGAAACTGGCTAAAGAGTTATATGATAAGCTGAGTGAAGCTGGTGGGGATAACAATGGGACACAGGCGTTGTATAAGTATTATCAGATGATGAAATAG
- a CDS encoding LysM peptidoglycan-binding domain-containing protein: MRLSFIILTFMLAFTYHTVDAASQDPTQLYDVKAGDTLWKVASKYGTTVEDLKITNGLPSNLIFVGQRLKVPKSYQVNAGDTLWKLSQAHDVSVQRIKSINKLSSNIIYIGQTLRIPPKKLEMEAQHILMTRDEFQDWLMNKAFTRNIVRLQMHHTWSPSYSHFNGSNHFTLLKGMQNYHMNEMGWNNIAQNITTFPDGRLAVSRPINQTPQGTIGSIANNGGILIENVGNFNKGNDQMTNAQKETIIFVNAMLSLKFGLSPSVNSITYHHWWDLNTGERVLDDSKGHSVKTCPGTGFFGGNTTDHAKQNFYPLVRERMKELRGGSL; the protein is encoded by the coding sequence ATGCGATTATCTTTTATCATTTTAACCTTTATGCTCGCTTTTACTTATCATACAGTTGACGCGGCCTCGCAAGACCCAACTCAATTGTATGACGTGAAGGCAGGGGACACGTTATGGAAGGTTGCTTCCAAATATGGTACGACAGTAGAAGATTTAAAAATAACGAATGGGTTACCGTCTAATCTGATATTCGTAGGTCAGCGATTGAAAGTGCCCAAGTCCTATCAGGTGAATGCAGGTGATACACTTTGGAAACTGTCCCAAGCTCATGATGTGAGTGTCCAGCGAATAAAATCGATCAACAAATTATCATCCAACATCATCTACATTGGCCAGACCTTACGCATTCCACCTAAGAAACTTGAGATGGAAGCTCAGCACATCTTAATGACACGTGATGAATTTCAAGACTGGTTAATGAATAAAGCATTTACTAGGAACATCGTCCGTTTACAAATGCATCATACTTGGTCGCCCTCCTACAGCCATTTCAACGGTTCTAATCATTTCACCCTGTTAAAAGGCATGCAGAACTACCATATGAATGAAATGGGATGGAATAATATTGCGCAAAACATAACGACATTTCCAGATGGAAGATTAGCTGTATCCAGACCCATCAATCAGACCCCACAAGGGACGATTGGATCCATAGCGAATAATGGTGGCATCCTGATAGAGAACGTCGGAAACTTTAATAAGGGCAACGACCAAATGACAAATGCACAAAAAGAGACGATCATCTTCGTCAATGCCATGCTTAGTTTAAAGTTCGGCCTATCCCCGTCCGTTAATTCCATTACGTATCATCATTGGTGGGATTTAAATACAGGAGAAAGAGTGTTAGATGACAGTAAAGGACATTCCGTTAAAACCTGTCCAGGAACGGGTTTCTTTGGCGGGAACACAACCGATCATGCTAAGCAAAATTTTTATCCTCTTGTGCGTGAAAGGATGAAAGAGTTACGAGGCGGAAGCCTTTGA
- a CDS encoding SNF2-related protein, translating into MGVVEISNYWEVENNDYLVLVSQDGSKHYLTAQEIYSVEFKDKKEVHNLEVSKPSTDLEKVNFSKVPIDIKLFLEPIEENGEIRINIRIVEEQNKVEIPIKDIDSYNRSHVIIDNVWRPFVKGALREIKSILEKASINNIGKITIKEYMELLKLDSPLVIDNIDNIPQKNFYKSPDKNISNPLFNGQLYPYQKQGVKWLNMIVKDEAGCILADEMGLGKTAQVIAVLTSEYQMNKSPSLVVYNGPINLDTK; encoded by the coding sequence ATGGGGGTGGTAGAAATTAGTAACTACTGGGAAGTGGAGAACAATGACTATTTAGTTCTGGTGTCACAAGATGGGAGTAAACATTATCTTACAGCTCAAGAAATTTATTCAGTAGAATTTAAAGATAAGAAGGAAGTACATAACCTCGAAGTAAGTAAGCCATCCACTGATCTAGAAAAAGTGAATTTCTCCAAAGTTCCAATTGATATAAAACTTTTTTTGGAACCAATTGAAGAGAATGGTGAAATAAGGATAAACATCAGAATAGTTGAAGAACAAAACAAGGTAGAAATACCTATAAAAGACATAGACAGTTACAACAGAAGCCACGTGATTATTGATAATGTATGGCGCCCTTTTGTAAAAGGAGCTTTAAGAGAAATAAAGTCAATTCTGGAAAAGGCTTCAATTAATAATATAGGTAAAATAACAATTAAAGAATATATGGAATTGTTGAAGTTAGATAGTCCACTTGTAATAGATAATATTGACAATATTCCTCAGAAGAATTTTTATAAATCCCCTGATAAAAATATTTCTAACCCACTCTTCAATGGACAATTGTATCCTTATCAAAAACAAGGTGTTAAGTGGTTGAATATGATTGTTAAAGATGAAGCGGGGTGTATATTAGCTGATGAGATGGGGCTGGGCAAAACAGCTCAGGTAATTGCAGTTTTAACCTCAGAATATCAAATGAATAAAAGTCCATCCCTGGTAGTTTATAATGGACCCATAAATCTAGACACGAAATAA